GCTACATCGTCTACGGACCGCTCGCCAACGGCGCCACCACCGTCATGTTCGAGTCGACGCCGGTGTATCCGGATCCGGGCCGCTATTGGCGGATGGTCGACGATCTCGGAATCAACATCTTCTACACCGCGCCCACCGCGCTGCGCGCCATCGCGCAAGCCGGCGACGATCACGTGAAGCGCTATCGCCGCGACAGCCTGCGCATTCTCGGCAGCGTGGGTGAGCCCATCAATCCCGAGATCTGGCGCTGGTACCACGACGTCGTCGGCGGCGGCCGCTGCGCCGTGGTGGACACCTGGTGGCAGACCGAGACCGGCGGAATCCTGATCACGCCGCTTCCCGGTGTCACCCGCACCAAGCCAGGATCGGCGACGCTGCCGTTCTTCGGCATCAAGCCCGTGGTGCTGAATCCCGAATCGGGTCAGGTGCTCGAAGGCAACGGTGTCACCGGTGCACTGTGTCTGGGAACGCCGTGGCCGGGTCAGGCGCGGACGGTGTACGGCGATCATGAGCGCTTCATCGACACGTATTTCAAACAACACAAAGGCTATTACTTCACCGGGGACGGCTGCCGTCGTGACGAGGACGGCTACTACTGGATCACCGGACGCATCGACGACGTGCTCAACGTCTCCGGGCACCGGCTCGGCACCGCCGAGGTGGAGAGTGCTTTGGTGGCGCACGAAGCCGTCGCCGAGGCAGCGGTCGTGGGGTTCCCGCACGCCATCAAGGGGCAGGGGATCTACGCCTACGTGCTCCTGACTTCGGACTACGCCAAGCGGCCGGCGGCGGAGCTCGAGGGCGCGCTCAAGGAGCAGGTGCGCCACGTGATCGGAGGCTTCGCCACGCCCGACGTGGTCCATGTGGCCCCCGGCCTTCCCAAGACGCGGAGCGGAAAGATCATGCGGCGGATCCTGCGCAAGATCGCCGCCGGCGAGTACGACGGCATGGGGGACATCACGACGCTCGCCGAGCCCGAAGTGGTGGAGAAACTGGTCGGGCAGCACCAGGCGCGCGCGAAAGCAACCACCGCGAGCTAGCCCGGTGCCGGCCCGATAAACCTAGGCGACCTTCTTCACCTGTCGCAGCACGTCCTGGTGGTGCTCGGTCTTCACCACCGTGGCCGCGCAGTGCTCTCCAAACGTTTCGAGCATGCGCGCGTGGGTTTCCCCGAACGGCTCGCCGCCGGTGCGCGCCACGCTCACCACCCCGATCGAGGCGCCGCGGAAGCGCAGCGGCACGCACAGCGCCGAAGCGATCGTGCGGCCGTGCTTGATCTCGTCGGGAAAACGCTCGGCCATCACCTGCGGGGTGAGCAGCAGCGTCTCGCCGCTGGCGAACACGTGGCCGGCGATGCCCTTCCCCGGCTCGACGCGCGCGCCGCTGACGAGCACCGAGTCGACGCCGCCCGCCGCTCGCACCTCGAGCATGCCGGTGGCGGGATTGTGCAGCATGATCGAGCACTGGGTCGCCTCCAGGCAGGAAGCCAGCCTTTGCGTCGCCAGCTCGAGCATGCTCGCGAGGTCGAGGCGCAGCTGGAGCTGAGTGCTGGTGTCGAACAGGAACGCGAGCTCGGTGAAGCGCGCCTGCATCGAGGCTTCGCGCACCGCGGCGTCACGCAGCCTGCGCTCGAGCTCACCGAGCTGGCGGTGCTTGTGCTGCGAATAGAGGACGAAGACCAGCACCAGGCCGAGCAGGCCGACCAGCGAAGGCCAGCGCGTCCTGAGGCTGAACCCCTCGGGGCTCTGCCACCAGCTGACCAGGACCAGCGTCACGCAGATCGCGGTCATGAGCAGACCGGCCAGCCCGCTCCAGAGCCGGCGCTGAGAATCGAGGAACCGGTAGCCGCGCGATGCGGCGCCTTCGGTCAGGGTCCTGGCCATGTGCTCCGTTATCGGTCCAGGCGCCGGCCGATTTGAGGCACTCTTTCGAACGCGCACGAGACCCGCGGGCGCCGCGCTTGGAGCTTTTCTCGCGAGTTTGGCAAGCTCCTGACTCGCGTCGCCCTGGAATGCGTAGCGTGTGTCGGCAACCCGGGAGGAATTCTCCATGCGCGATCGCATTCTCGATCCGGATCGCCGGCGCTTCATGAAGCTGGCGTTCGCGGCGCCCATCGTGTTCGCGGCCGGCGTCAAGCTGCGCTGGCTCGGCGACGCGTCGGCGGCCGACAAGCCGCCGAAGCTCTTGGCCACGCCCGAGTGCGGCGACGATGACGAGCCCACGCCGGAAGCCACCGAGGGGCCGTTCTTCAAGACCCACTCGCCTCTGCGCACGTCGCT
Above is a window of Candidatus Eisenbacteria bacterium DNA encoding:
- the acs gene encoding acetate--CoA ligase — its product is MSQDLYDVKPRVRERAHLKSMEEYQRLYRRSLEDPAGFWAEQARNLDWFHPWNHVLDVDTREIDFSWYGGGRLNACFNCVDRHVATHPDRTAIIWAADEPGVYQRVSYRELKHNVCRIANVLVHHGVKKGDRVCIYMPMIPETAYAMLACARIGAVHSVVFGGFSAESLSDRIIDAACEVVITANEGLRGGKRIPLKAITDEAIEGLPVRKVLVARRTDAAVPMREGRDLWLDEEMRHQRSTCTFEWMGSEDPLFVLYTSGSTGKPKGLLHTTGGYLVYAALTHKLVFDYHEDDIYCCAADVGWITGHSYIVYGPLANGATTVMFESTPVYPDPGRYWRMVDDLGINIFYTAPTALRAIAQAGDDHVKRYRRDSLRILGSVGEPINPEIWRWYHDVVGGGRCAVVDTWWQTETGGILITPLPGVTRTKPGSATLPFFGIKPVVLNPESGQVLEGNGVTGALCLGTPWPGQARTVYGDHERFIDTYFKQHKGYYFTGDGCRRDEDGYYWITGRIDDVLNVSGHRLGTAEVESALVAHEAVAEAAVVGFPHAIKGQGIYAYVLLTSDYAKRPAAELEGALKEQVRHVIGGFATPDVVHVAPGLPKTRSGKIMRRILRKIAAGEYDGMGDITTLAEPEVVEKLVGQHQARAKATTAS
- a CDS encoding GAF domain-containing protein, with translation MARTLTEGAASRGYRFLDSQRRLWSGLAGLLMTAICVTLVLVSWWQSPEGFSLRTRWPSLVGLLGLVLVFVLYSQHKHRQLGELERRLRDAAVREASMQARFTELAFLFDTSTQLQLRLDLASMLELATQRLASCLEATQCSIMLHNPATGMLEVRAAGGVDSVLVSGARVEPGKGIAGHVFASGETLLLTPQVMAERFPDEIKHGRTIASALCVPLRFRGASIGVVSVARTGGEPFGETHARMLETFGEHCAATVVKTEHHQDVLRQVKKVA